The proteins below are encoded in one region of Macrococcus armenti:
- the rpoC gene encoding DNA-directed RNA polymerase subunit beta' has protein sequence MIDVNNFHYMKIGLASPEKIRSWSFGEVKKPETINYRTLKPERDGLFCEKIFGPTKDWECSCGKYKRVRYKGMVCDRCGVEVTKSKVRRERMGHIELAAPVSHIWYFKGIPSRMGLLLDMSPRSLEEVIYFASYVVIEPGPTGLEKKTLLSEREYREYYDKFPGQFIAKMGAEAIKDLLTDIDLDQELRTLREELESATGQRLTRAIKRLEVVESFRNSGNDPSWMILDVLPIIPPEIRPMVQLDGGRFATSDLNDLYRRVINRNNRLKRLLDLGAPGIIVQNEKRMLQEAVDALIDNGRRGRPVTGPGNRPLKSLSHMLKGKQGRFRQNLLGKRVDYSGRSVIVVGPNLKMYQCGLPKEMALELFKPFVMKELVEREIATNIKNAKGKIERMEAEVWDVLEDVIREHPVLLNRAPTLHRLGIQAFEPTLVEGRAIRLHPLVTTAYNADFDGDQMAVHVPLSKEAQAEARMLMLAAQNILNPKDGKPVVTPSQDMVLGNYYLTLEREGSIGEGKIFKDANEVIMAYVNGYVHLHSRIAVHAGSFNNPTFTETQNNQLLLTSVGKVIFNEIMPESFPYINEPSLSNLEQRTPDKYFINATDITEEGLLKLLNETPLVKPFNKKFLGQIIAEVFNKFHITDTSMMLDRMKDLGFKYSSRAGITVGVSDIVVLPDKQEIIDAAEEKVDQVTKQFTRGLITESERYARVIEIWTKAKDDIQAKLMNSLDDLNPIFMMSDSGARGNASNFTQLAGMRGLMANPSGRIIELPIKSSFREGLTVLEYFISTHGARKGLADTALKTADSGYLTRRLVDVAQDVIVREPDCGTDRGLLVSAIREGSELIEPFIERLEGRYSRETVRHPETKEILVKSNELITPEIAKLIVDAGIEEMHIRSAFTCNTRHGVCEKCYGKNLATGEKVEVGEAVGTIAAQSIGEPGTQLTMRTFHTGGVAGADITQGLPRIQELFEARNPKGQAVISEINGEIIDINVVKDRMQEIKVKGENEVRTYLAPGNARLKVEIGQKIARGEVLTEGSIEPKELLAIAGLNATQSYLLKEVQKVYRMQGVEISDKHVEVMVRQMLRKVRIIEAGDTNLLPGALVDIHTFTDANRKVFKERKHPATAKPVLLGITKASLETESFLSAASFQETTRVLTDAAIKGKRDDLLGLKENVIIGKLIPAGTGMRRYRDVEYDKDLPKMEEAPVET, from the coding sequence TTGATTGATGTAAATAACTTTCATTACATGAAGATAGGTCTCGCTTCACCTGAAAAAATCCGTTCTTGGAGTTTCGGTGAGGTTAAAAAGCCAGAAACAATTAACTACCGTACATTAAAACCTGAAAGAGATGGTTTATTCTGTGAGAAGATTTTCGGTCCGACAAAAGACTGGGAATGTAGCTGTGGAAAATATAAACGTGTACGTTACAAAGGTATGGTCTGTGACCGTTGTGGCGTTGAAGTAACAAAATCAAAAGTACGTCGTGAACGTATGGGTCACATCGAACTTGCAGCACCGGTTTCACATATTTGGTACTTTAAAGGTATTCCATCACGTATGGGATTATTATTAGATATGTCACCACGTTCATTAGAAGAAGTTATCTACTTTGCTTCTTACGTTGTGATTGAGCCAGGACCAACTGGTCTAGAAAAGAAAACGTTATTATCTGAAAGAGAATACCGTGAGTATTATGATAAGTTCCCAGGACAGTTCATTGCTAAAATGGGTGCTGAAGCAATTAAAGATTTACTGACTGATATCGATTTAGATCAGGAATTACGCACATTACGTGAAGAGTTAGAGTCTGCAACAGGACAACGTTTAACGCGTGCGATTAAACGTTTAGAAGTTGTAGAATCATTCCGTAACTCAGGAAATGATCCATCATGGATGATTTTAGACGTATTACCAATCATTCCACCTGAAATCCGTCCGATGGTTCAATTAGATGGTGGACGTTTTGCAACCAGTGATTTAAACGATTTATACCGTCGTGTTATTAACCGTAACAACCGTTTAAAACGTTTATTAGACTTAGGTGCTCCTGGCATCATCGTTCAAAACGAAAAACGTATGTTACAAGAAGCAGTAGATGCGTTAATCGATAATGGGCGTCGTGGCCGTCCAGTTACTGGACCAGGTAACCGCCCATTAAAATCATTATCACACATGCTTAAAGGTAAACAAGGACGTTTCCGTCAAAACTTACTTGGTAAACGTGTTGACTATTCTGGGCGTTCGGTTATCGTTGTAGGACCAAACTTAAAGATGTATCAATGTGGACTTCCTAAAGAAATGGCGCTTGAATTATTCAAACCATTCGTTATGAAAGAACTCGTTGAACGTGAAATCGCAACAAACATTAAGAACGCTAAAGGTAAGATTGAGCGTATGGAAGCTGAAGTATGGGATGTTTTAGAAGATGTTATTCGTGAACACCCAGTACTATTAAACCGTGCACCAACACTTCACCGTTTAGGTATTCAGGCATTTGAACCTACATTAGTAGAAGGACGCGCAATTCGTCTTCATCCGCTTGTAACAACTGCTTACAATGCCGATTTCGATGGTGACCAAATGGCCGTTCACGTACCTTTATCTAAAGAAGCACAAGCTGAAGCGCGTATGTTAATGTTAGCGGCACAGAACATCCTTAACCCGAAAGATGGTAAACCAGTTGTTACACCATCTCAGGATATGGTATTAGGTAACTACTACTTAACATTAGAGCGTGAAGGTTCAATTGGAGAAGGTAAGATCTTCAAAGATGCAAATGAAGTAATCATGGCTTACGTTAATGGTTACGTTCATTTACATTCAAGAATCGCAGTTCATGCAGGATCATTTAATAATCCTACATTTACTGAAACGCAAAACAATCAGTTATTGTTAACTTCAGTAGGTAAAGTAATTTTCAACGAGATTATGCCGGAATCATTCCCATATATCAATGAACCATCTTTATCTAACTTAGAACAAAGAACGCCGGATAAATATTTCATTAATGCAACTGACATTACTGAAGAAGGACTACTTAAATTATTAAATGAAACACCACTTGTGAAACCATTTAATAAGAAGTTCTTAGGACAAATTATTGCCGAAGTATTCAATAAGTTCCATATCACTGATACTTCAATGATGTTAGACAGAATGAAAGATTTAGGATTTAAATATTCATCACGTGCAGGTATTACAGTTGGTGTATCTGATATCGTGGTATTACCAGATAAACAGGAAATCATCGATGCAGCAGAAGAGAAAGTAGATCAAGTGACGAAACAATTCACACGTGGTTTAATTACTGAAAGTGAACGTTACGCACGTGTTATCGAAATCTGGACGAAAGCGAAAGATGATATTCAAGCGAAACTAATGAACTCTTTAGATGACTTAAACCCAATCTTCATGATGAGTGACTCTGGTGCCCGTGGTAACGCATCTAACTTTACACAGTTAGCAGGTATGCGTGGTCTGATGGCCAACCCATCTGGACGTATCATCGAGTTACCGATCAAATCATCATTCCGTGAAGGTTTAACGGTATTAGAGTACTTCATTTCAACACACGGCGCGCGTAAGGGTCTTGCCGATACAGCACTTAAAACAGCCGATTCAGGTTACTTAACACGTCGTCTTGTTGACGTAGCACAAGATGTTATCGTGCGTGAACCTGATTGTGGTACAGACCGTGGATTACTTGTATCAGCTATCCGTGAAGGTTCAGAACTTATTGAACCATTCATTGAGCGTCTTGAAGGTCGCTATTCAAGAGAAACAGTAAGACACCCTGAAACGAAAGAAATACTTGTGAAATCAAACGAATTAATTACGCCAGAAATCGCGAAATTAATTGTTGATGCAGGTATTGAAGAAATGCATATCCGTTCAGCATTTACATGTAACACACGTCACGGTGTATGTGAGAAGTGTTATGGTAAAAACCTTGCAACAGGTGAAAAAGTTGAAGTGGGTGAAGCAGTTGGTACAATCGCTGCACAATCTATCGGTGAACCTGGTACGCAGCTTACAATGCGTACATTCCATACAGGTGGGGTAGCAGGTGCCGATATCACTCAAGGTTTACCGCGTATTCAGGAGTTATTCGAAGCGCGTAATCCGAAAGGTCAGGCAGTAATTTCTGAAATTAACGGTGAAATTATCGACATCAATGTCGTAAAAGATCGTATGCAGGAAATTAAAGTTAAAGGTGAAAACGAAGTACGTACGTACTTAGCACCAGGTAACGCAAGACTTAAGGTTGAAATCGGTCAGAAAATTGCACGTGGTGAAGTACTGACTGAAGGTTCTATCGAGCCTAAAGAATTACTTGCAATTGCAGGTTTAAATGCAACACAAAGTTACTTACTTAAAGAAGTACAGAAAGTTTACCGTATGCAGGGGGTAGAAATTTCTGATAAACACGTTGAAGTAATGGTACGTCAAATGTTACGTAAAGTACGTATTATCGAAGCAGGAGATACGAATCTATTACCAGGTGCATTGGTAGATATTCATACATTTACAGATGCAAACAGAAAAGTGTTTAAAGAAAGAAAACACCCAGCAACAGCTAAACCGGTATTACTTGGTATTACGAAAGCTTCTCTTGAAACAGAAAGTTTCTTATCAGCTGCTTCGTTCCAGGAAACTACACGTGTGTTAACTGATGCAGCAATTAAAGGTAAGCGTGATGACTTACTTGGAC
- the rplA gene encoding 50S ribosomal protein L1: protein MAKKGKKYQEAAQKVDSTKFYSVEEAIKLAKETSTVNFDASVEVAFRLGIDVRKNDQQIRGAVVLPNGTGKTQRVLVFAKGEKLKEAEAAGADFVGDSEYINKINQGWFDFDVIVATPDMMGEVGKLGRVLGPKGLMPNPKTGTVTMDVTKAVQEIKAGKVEYRAEKSGIVHAAIGKVSFDADKLVENFNTLKDVLAKAKPASSKGTYFKSVSVTTTMGPGIKIDPSEVRN, encoded by the coding sequence ATGGCTAAAAAAGGTAAAAAGTATCAAGAAGCCGCTCAAAAAGTTGATAGCACAAAATTCTACTCAGTAGAAGAAGCAATCAAACTTGCGAAAGAAACAAGCACTGTTAACTTTGATGCATCTGTAGAAGTTGCATTCCGCTTAGGAATTGACGTGCGTAAAAACGATCAACAAATCCGTGGAGCTGTAGTACTACCAAACGGTACTGGTAAAACTCAACGTGTATTAGTATTCGCTAAAGGCGAAAAATTAAAAGAAGCTGAAGCAGCAGGTGCTGACTTCGTTGGTGATTCAGAATACATCAACAAAATCAACCAAGGTTGGTTCGATTTCGATGTGATCGTTGCAACACCAGACATGATGGGTGAAGTTGGTAAATTAGGTCGTGTACTTGGACCTAAAGGTTTAATGCCAAACCCTAAAACTGGTACTGTAACAATGGACGTTACTAAAGCTGTTCAAGAAATCAAAGCTGGTAAAGTTGAATACCGTGCTGAGAAATCAGGTATCGTTCATGCTGCAATCGGTAAAGTATCATTTGATGCTGACAAATTAGTTGAAAACTTTAACACACTTAAAGATGTTTTAGCTAAAGCGAAACCAGCTTCATCTAAAGGTACTTACTTCAAATCAGTTTCTGTTACAACAACTATGGGCCCTGGTATTAAAATCGACCCATCAGAAGTTAGAAACTAA
- a CDS encoding class I SAM-dependent methyltransferase, with protein MSHYYSEEQQVESNESEISFNLNDIALKLMTDNGVFSKSGVDFGSKLLTETLIKDAHQNRLLDVGCGYGTMGLMIAKHFPDCTLHMVDVNERALNLARKNAVHNNIKDVHVYKSDGLNEVSETFDCVISNPPIRAGKEVVHRILEDSAKVLDKDGALYVVIQKKQGMPSAKKKMEEVFSNVTVLKKDKGYYILKSVKG; from the coding sequence ATGAGTCATTATTATAGTGAAGAACAGCAAGTTGAAAGTAACGAGTCGGAAATTTCATTTAATCTGAATGATATTGCGCTGAAACTTATGACAGACAATGGCGTGTTTTCAAAGTCAGGCGTTGATTTTGGATCAAAGCTCCTGACAGAAACTTTGATTAAAGATGCCCATCAAAATCGATTGCTCGATGTGGGGTGTGGTTATGGCACGATGGGGCTGATGATTGCAAAACATTTCCCGGACTGTACACTACATATGGTTGATGTTAATGAGCGTGCATTAAATCTTGCGCGAAAGAATGCAGTACATAACAACATTAAAGATGTACACGTTTATAAAAGTGATGGCTTAAATGAAGTTTCTGAAACTTTTGATTGTGTTATTTCTAACCCGCCGATTCGTGCTGGGAAAGAAGTTGTACACCGCATTTTAGAAGACAGTGCGAAAGTGCTTGATAAAGACGGTGCGCTCTATGTTGTTATTCAGAAGAAACAAGGAATGCCATCAGCTAAGAAAAAGATGGAAGAAGTTTTTAGTAATGTCACTGTGCTTAAGAAAGATAAAGGTTACTATATATTAAAGAGTGTAAAAGGTTGA
- the rpoB gene encoding DNA-directed RNA polymerase subunit beta, which produces MTGQLIQYGRHRKRRSYARISEILELPNLIEIQTKSYDWFLKEGLIEMFKDISPIEDFTGNLSLEFVDYKLGEPKYDLDESKNRDATYAAPLRVKVRLIIKETGEVKEQEVFMGDFPLMTDTGTFVINGAERVIVSQLVRSPSVYFNDKVDKNGKVSFGATVIPNRGAWLEYETDAKDVVFVRIDRTRKLPITVLLRALGFSTDQEIIDLLGDNEYLRNALDKDNTESTEAALLEIYERLRPGEPPTVENAKSLLYSRFFDPKRYDLASVGRYKMNKKLHLKHRLFNQVLAEPIVNTETGEIVAEEGTLLDRRNLDQIMDVLESNANQKVYDLDNGLLDEPIEIQSVKVYVPGDEEKRTTTIIGNAFPDDEVKCITPADILSSVSYFFNLLAGVGDTDDIDHLGNRRLRSVGELLQNQFRIGLSRMERVVRERMSLQDTESVTPQQLINIRPVIASIKEFFGSSQLSQFMDQANPLAELTHKRRLSALGPGGLTRERAGMEVRDVHYSHYGRMCPIETPEGPNIGLINSLSSYARVNEFGFIETPYRKVDIETNTVTNQIDYLTADEEDAYVVAQANARLDDNGKFLDDEVVCRFRGDNTVMARERMDYMDVSPKQVVSAATACIPFLENDDSNRALMGANMQRQAVPLMNPEAPFVGTGMEHVAARDSGAAVVAKYKGRVEHVEARQIKVRRIVEEGGKEIETDLDVYKLAKFARSNSGTCYNQRPIVAVGDVVTKGEILADGPSMELGEMALGRNVVVGFMTWDGYNYEDAVIMSERLVKDDVYTSIHIEEYESEARDTKLGPEEITRDIPNVSDNALKNLDDRGIIFVGAEVRDGDILVGKVTPKGVTELTAEERLLHAIFGEKAREVRDTSLRVPHGADGIVLDVKVFNREDGDELPPGVNQLVRVYIVQKRKIHVGDKMCGRHGNKGVISRILPEEDMPFLPDGRPIDIMLNPLGVPSRMNIGQVLELHLGMAAKNLGLHVASPVFDGANEEDVWSTIEEAGMARDGKTVLYDGRTGEPFDNRVSVGVMYMLKLAHMVDDKLHARSTGPYSLVTQQPLGGKAQFGGQRFGEMEVWALEAYGAAYTLQEILTYKSDDTVGRVKTYEAIVKGENIPRPGVPESFRVLMKELQSLGLDVKVMDNKDEEIEMRDLEDDDFVDSKINIAKAPMPEAEITE; this is translated from the coding sequence TTGACAGGTCAACTTATCCAATACGGAAGGCATCGTAAACGTAGAAGTTATGCGAGAATTTCCGAAATTCTAGAACTACCTAACTTAATCGAGATTCAAACGAAATCTTATGACTGGTTCCTAAAAGAAGGTTTAATCGAAATGTTTAAAGACATTTCTCCGATTGAAGACTTTACAGGTAACTTATCATTAGAGTTTGTAGATTACAAATTAGGTGAACCAAAGTACGATTTAGATGAATCGAAAAACCGTGATGCAACTTATGCTGCACCACTTCGTGTTAAGGTTCGTTTAATCATTAAAGAAACAGGCGAAGTAAAGGAACAGGAAGTATTTATGGGAGATTTCCCATTAATGACTGATACAGGAACGTTCGTAATCAATGGTGCAGAACGTGTAATCGTATCTCAGCTCGTTCGTTCACCGTCAGTTTATTTCAATGATAAAGTAGACAAAAACGGTAAAGTCAGCTTCGGCGCGACTGTAATCCCTAACCGTGGTGCATGGCTTGAATATGAAACTGATGCGAAAGATGTTGTATTCGTACGTATCGACCGTACGCGTAAACTTCCGATTACAGTATTACTTCGTGCGTTAGGATTTAGCACGGATCAGGAAATTATCGACTTATTAGGCGATAATGAGTACTTACGTAACGCATTAGATAAAGATAATACAGAATCTACAGAAGCTGCATTACTTGAAATTTATGAACGTTTACGTCCTGGTGAGCCACCAACAGTTGAGAACGCTAAGAGTTTGTTATACTCTCGTTTCTTCGACCCAAAACGCTATGACTTAGCTAGCGTTGGACGTTACAAAATGAACAAAAAATTACACTTAAAGCACCGTTTATTCAACCAGGTGTTAGCAGAACCGATCGTTAACACAGAAACTGGTGAAATCGTAGCAGAGGAAGGTACATTACTTGACCGTCGTAATTTAGATCAAATTATGGACGTATTAGAAAGCAATGCCAACCAAAAAGTTTACGATCTAGATAACGGTTTATTAGACGAGCCGATTGAAATTCAATCTGTTAAAGTATACGTACCTGGTGATGAGGAAAAACGTACGACGACTATTATCGGTAATGCATTCCCGGATGATGAAGTGAAATGTATTACGCCAGCAGATATCTTATCATCTGTAAGTTATTTCTTTAACTTATTAGCAGGTGTAGGTGATACAGACGATATTGACCATTTAGGTAACCGTCGTTTACGTTCAGTAGGTGAATTATTACAAAACCAATTCCGTATCGGTTTAAGCCGTATGGAACGTGTTGTACGTGAACGTATGAGTTTACAGGATACAGAATCTGTAACACCTCAACAATTAATCAACATTCGTCCTGTTATCGCATCGATTAAAGAGTTCTTTGGTAGCTCGCAGTTATCTCAATTCATGGACCAGGCAAACCCACTGGCAGAGTTAACGCATAAACGTCGTTTATCTGCATTAGGGCCGGGTGGTTTAACGAGAGAACGTGCTGGTATGGAAGTGCGTGACGTTCACTACTCTCACTATGGTCGTATGTGTCCGATTGAAACTCCTGAGGGACCAAACATCGGGTTAATCAACTCACTTTCAAGTTACGCACGTGTGAATGAATTTGGTTTCATTGAAACACCGTACCGTAAAGTTGATATCGAGACGAATACTGTAACGAACCAAATCGACTACTTAACAGCAGACGAAGAAGATGCTTACGTTGTTGCACAGGCCAATGCGCGTTTAGATGACAATGGTAAGTTCTTAGATGATGAAGTTGTTTGTCGTTTCCGTGGAGATAACACAGTTATGGCACGTGAACGTATGGACTATATGGATGTATCGCCGAAACAAGTTGTTTCAGCTGCGACAGCATGTATTCCGTTCTTAGAAAACGATGACTCGAACCGTGCATTAATGGGTGCGAACATGCAACGTCAAGCAGTACCTTTAATGAACCCTGAAGCACCGTTTGTTGGAACAGGTATGGAACACGTAGCAGCACGTGACTCTGGAGCTGCAGTTGTTGCGAAATACAAAGGACGTGTTGAACACGTTGAAGCACGCCAAATTAAAGTTCGCCGTATCGTAGAAGAAGGCGGAAAAGAAATCGAAACAGATTTAGATGTATATAAACTTGCGAAATTCGCACGTTCAAACTCAGGTACATGTTATAACCAACGTCCAATCGTTGCAGTTGGCGATGTTGTTACTAAAGGTGAAATCTTAGCTGACGGTCCTTCAATGGAGCTTGGTGAGATGGCGCTTGGTCGTAACGTTGTCGTTGGATTCATGACTTGGGACGGATATAACTACGAGGATGCTGTAATCATGAGCGAACGTCTCGTTAAAGATGACGTTTATACTTCTATTCATATTGAAGAGTATGAATCTGAAGCACGTGATACGAAACTCGGACCTGAAGAAATTACGCGTGATATTCCAAACGTATCAGATAACGCGCTTAAAAACTTAGATGATCGTGGTATTATCTTTGTTGGTGCTGAAGTACGTGACGGAGATATTCTAGTAGGTAAAGTAACGCCTAAAGGTGTAACAGAACTTACAGCTGAAGAGCGTTTATTACATGCAATCTTCGGTGAAAAAGCACGTGAAGTACGCGATACTTCATTACGTGTTCCACACGGTGCAGATGGTATCGTATTAGACGTTAAAGTCTTCAACCGTGAAGATGGCGATGAGTTACCACCAGGTGTAAACCAACTTGTACGTGTATATATCGTTCAGAAACGTAAAATTCACGTAGGAGATAAGATGTGTGGTCGTCACGGTAACAAAGGGGTTATCTCTCGTATATTACCTGAAGAAGATATGCCGTTCTTACCAGATGGTCGTCCAATCGACATCATGTTAAACCCACTTGGGGTGCCTTCACGTATGAATATCGGACAAGTTTTAGAGTTACACTTAGGTATGGCTGCTAAAAACTTAGGTCTGCACGTAGCATCACCAGTATTTGATGGTGCGAACGAAGAAGACGTTTGGTCAACGATTGAAGAAGCTGGTATGGCACGTGACGGTAAGACTGTTCTCTATGATGGTCGTACAGGTGAACCATTCGATAACCGTGTATCTGTAGGTGTAATGTACATGCTTAAACTTGCACACATGGTTGACGATAAGTTACATGCACGTTCAACTGGACCGTACTCACTTGTTACACAACAACCATTAGGTGGTAAAGCGCAATTCGGTGGACAACGTTTCGGTGAGATGGAAGTATGGGCACTTGAAGCATATGGTGCAGCTTACACATTACAAGAAATCTTAACGTACAAATCAGATGATACTGTAGGGCGTGTTAAAACTTACGAAGCAATCGTTAAAGGCGAAAACATCCCACGTCCAGGTGTTCCGGAATCATTCCGCGTACTTATGAAAGAGTTACAAAGTTTAGGATTAGACGTTAAAGTAATGGATAACAAAGATGAAGAAATTGAAATGCGTGATTTAGAAGATGACGATTTCGTTGATTCAAAGATTAACATTGCTAAAGCGCCTATGCCAGAAGCTGAGATCACTGAATAA
- the rplL gene encoding 50S ribosomal protein L7/L12, whose product MSNEKIIEMIKEMSVLELNDLVKAIEEEFGVTAAAPVAAAGAAGGEGAAAEKTEFDVELVSAGASKIKVVKAVKEAAGLGLKEAKELVDNAPKVVKSGVSKDEAEELKAKLEEAGASVEVK is encoded by the coding sequence ATGTCAAACGAAAAAATTATCGAAATGATTAAAGAAATGTCAGTTTTAGAATTAAACGATTTAGTTAAAGCTATCGAAGAAGAATTTGGTGTAACTGCTGCTGCTCCTGTAGCTGCTGCTGGTGCTGCTGGTGGCGAAGGTGCTGCTGCTGAGAAAACTGAATTCGACGTAGAATTAGTATCTGCTGGAGCTTCAAAAATTAAAGTTGTTAAAGCTGTTAAAGAAGCTGCTGGTTTAGGATTAAAAGAAGCTAAAGAATTAGTTGATAACGCTCCTAAAGTAGTAAAATCAGGCGTTTCTAAAGACGAAGCTGAAGAATTAAAAGCTAAATTAGAAGAAGCTGGAGCTTCTGTAGAAGTTAAATAA
- the rplJ gene encoding 50S ribosomal protein L10 has protein sequence MSTKAIEIKQQKADVITEQLKNSVSTIIVDYRGLTVAQVTELRKQLREAGVEFKVYKNTLVRRSAAAAGIEGIDEFLTGPNAIAFSNEEVVAPAKIIADFAKENEALEIKAGIIEGTVTSAEDVKAIASLPSKEGLISMVLSVLQAPIRNFAYAVKAVGEQKEDGSEAVEEA, from the coding sequence ATGAGTACAAAAGCGATCGAAATTAAACAACAAAAAGCTGACGTGATTACTGAACAGTTAAAAAATTCAGTATCTACAATCATCGTTGACTACCGTGGTTTAACAGTTGCGCAAGTAACTGAACTACGTAAACAACTTCGTGAAGCTGGCGTTGAATTTAAAGTATACAAAAACACTTTAGTTCGTCGTTCTGCTGCAGCTGCTGGAATTGAAGGAATTGATGAATTCTTAACAGGTCCAAACGCTATCGCATTCTCAAACGAGGAAGTTGTTGCTCCAGCTAAAATTATCGCTGACTTCGCTAAAGAAAACGAAGCATTAGAAATTAAAGCTGGTATCATCGAAGGAACTGTAACGTCTGCTGAAGATGTTAAAGCTATTGCATCTTTACCATCAAAAGAAGGACTTATTTCTATGGTTCTTTCAGTATTACAAGCACCAATCCGCAACTTTGCATATGCAGTTAAAGCGGTTGGAGAACAAAAAGAAGACGGTTCTGAAGCTGTCGAAGAAGCATAA